A part of Sebastes umbrosus isolate fSebUmb1 chromosome 21, fSebUmb1.pri, whole genome shotgun sequence genomic DNA contains:
- the LOC119480747 gene encoding ankyrin repeat and SAM domain-containing protein 6-like isoform X1, whose translation MNFGVPANSLLLFRACDEGDYETARGILEPGAPRERESGRQSRLRSEAGSESSTADMLLSLVPVDSTDEEGNTALQFASASGHENLVRFLLRKGASVDSRNNYGWTPLMQAARFGHLTVAHILLENGAEINGRNRLGASVLTMAARGGHAHVVKLLLESGAYVDDYDHLAVAADAVSNGNNNNSCSTAGFGGGEGYPGGSGGREFMDIIALMVASQHGHEASVRLLLEWGSDVNFSQKTTGWGPLMVATLSGKVAVAQQLVERGSDPDRVNVLSKTAFELAMQLKQRDIKAYLDSITTVRPQTDDDRRRPDVFSALKLGNSQLVKEILEEDPTQVNSSNQEGASPLMIAAVSGQLEVVQLMVEKNADIDKQDGVHGWTALMQATYHGNKDIVKYLLSQGADVNLRAKNGYTAFDLVMLLNDPDTELVRLLASVCMQVDKDKSKHRGRALMTRSKSRQSLNNVPVPPDDKGGLKSWWSRMSNRFRRLKLTHTLRHGLSSNRLAPFSDDAETSLDATMRANRKSAAVSNGALAPTPALPGNDISTAWAVKSKETGLCRTSSEKEDFLITTMLRSGAPLTRLPNDKLKAVIPPFLPPSNFEPWNSDRSRLLGEGKSEAPRLPMPPQRKLNSSGNSDITSISRVVSRSIKFPSIPKGPSSSSPSNSGHYHSPHSSGGSNGVAGINRDSHNRSGGSADSVLSQIAAQRKRAAGLIDVKAQPPEKQHSQTQSQPPLPPSAPGLPLPDISLPDIHSHPSLVASDIHSRRKMELKKRPQSGNSSTSKSTSPTLTPSPSPTPKPPTGPGDSLSSASSHPRSKSSGGSSSGTITDDDELSSILKKLSLEKYQPIFEEQEVDMEAFLTLTDGDLRELGIKTDGPRQQILAAISELNAGKGRERQILQETIHNFQSSFGSSASNPRQPGEPRSPTGWMRHQVRSSNKR comes from the exons ATGAATTTCGGTGTCCCCGCTAACTCGCTGCTGCTCTTCCGTGCCTGCGACGAGGGTGACTATGAGACCGCCCGGGGCATCCTGGAGCCCGGTGccccgagagagagagagtccggGCGGCAGAGCCGGCTGCGGTCAGAAGCCGGGTCTGAGAGCAGCACCGCGGACATGTTGTTGTCTCTGGTCCCGGTGGACTCCACGGACGAGGAGGGCAACACCGCCCTGCAGTTCGCGTCCGCCAGCGGTCATGAGAACCTGGTTCGGTTCTTGTTACGAAAGGGGGCCTCGGTGGATAGCCGCAACAACTACGGCTGGACGCCGCTGATGCAGGCTGCTAG GTTTGGTCACCTGACTGTTGCCCACATCCTGTTGGAGAACGGGGCAGAGATTAATGGACGGAACCGGCTAGGTGCGAGTGTTCTGACTATGGCGGCCCGTGGGGGACACGCACATGTAGTCAAGCTACTCCTGGAGAGCGGGGCCTACGTCGATGACTATGATCATCTGGCCGTTGCTGCGGATGCAGTCTCAaacggcaacaacaacaacagctgcag CACGGCTGGTTTTGGAGGTGGTGAAGGCTATCCAGGAGGCAGCGGTGGCAGAGAATTCATGGACATCATAGCCCTGATGGTGGCATCTCAGCATGGCCACGAGGCCTCGGTGCGCCTGCTGCTAGAATGGGGCTCTGATGTCAACTTTTCCCAGAAGACCACTGGGTGGGGACCACTGATGGTGGCCACCCTCAGCGGGAAG gtggctgtggctcagcagCTGGTGGAGCGCGGATCTGACCCAGACAGGGTCAACGTTCTGTCCAAGACGGCCTTTGAACTAGCAATGCAGCTCAAACAGAGAGACATCAAGGCCTATCTGGACTCCATCACCACTGTCCGACCCCAGACAG aCGACGACAGAAGAAGACCAGATGTGTTCAGCGCTCTCAAATTGG GGAATTCCCAGCTAGTCAAGGAGATTTTGGAGGAGGATCCTACTCAGGtgaattcatccaatcaggagGGAGCGTCACCTCTCATGATTGCGGCAGTGAGCGGTCAGCTAGAAGTGGTGCAGCTGATGGTGGAGAAGAATGCTGACATAGACAAACAAGATGGTGTCCATGGGTGGACCGCTTTAATGCAGGCCACCTATCATGG tAATAAAGACATTGTCAAGTACCTGTTGAGTCAAGGGGCTGATGTCAACCTCCGAGCTAAGAATGGATACACAGCCTTTGATTTGGTCATGTTGCTGAACGACCCAG ACACTGAGTTGGTGCGTCTGCTAGCATCAGTGTGTATGCAAGTAGACAAGGACAAGTCGAAACACCGTGGCAGAGCCTTAATGACTCGCTCCAAAAGCCGACAGTCCCTCAACAACGTCCCTGTGCCACCTGACGACAAGGGAGGCCTTAAG TCCTGGTGGAGTCGGATGTCCAATCGGTTCCGACGGCTCAAGCTGACTCACACCCTGAGGCACGGCCTTTCATCCAACCGCTTGGCTCCATTTTCAGACGATGCTGAAACTTCATTGGATGCCACGATGAGGGCGAATAGGAAATCTGCTGCGGTGTCTAATGGGGCGCTGGCACCAACTCCTGCACTGCCTGGGAATGACATCAGCACTGCCTGGGCAGTCAAGAGCAAAGAGACTG GTCTTTGCAGGACATCCTCAGAAAAGGAGGACTTTCTTATAACCACAATG CTCAGAAGTGGTGCGCCCTTGACCCGGCTGCCCAATGACAAGCTAAAAGCGGTGATCCCTCCCTTCCTGCCTCCGTCCAACTTTGAACCTTGGAACTCGGATCGTTCGCGTCTCCTCGGTGAGGGAAAGAGCGAAGCGCCCCGCCTGCCCATGCCACCCCAGAGGAAGCTGAACAGCAGTGGGAACTCCGATATT ACGTCTATCAGTCGTGTGGTCAGCAGGTCCATTAAGTTTCCCAGCATCCCCAAGGggccctcttcctcctctccatcaaACTCTGGTCACTACCACTCCCCCCACTCCTCAGGAGGCTCTAATGGAGTGGCAGGGATCAACCGGGACTCTCACAACCGTTCAG GGGGCAGTGCAGACAGCGTTCTCTCCCAGATAGCAGCCCAAAGGAAGCGAGCAGCCGGCCTGATAGATGTGAAGGCCCAACCTCCAGAGAAACAGCACAGCCAGACACAGAGCCAACCCCCACTGCCACCCTCAGCACCCGGCCTGCCGCTGCCTGATATTAGCCTTCCTGACATCCACTCCCATCCCAGCCTGGTGGCTTCCGACATCCACTCCAGAAGg AAGATGGAGCTGAAGAAGAGACCTCAGTCAGGGAATTCCTCCACATCCAAGAGCACGTCCCCCACTCTGACTCCGTCTCCTTCCCCAACGCCCAAACCTCCCACTGGACCGGGAGACTCTCTGTCCTCAGCCTCTTCCCATCCTCGCTCCAAGAGCAGCGGTGGCTCCAGCAGTGGAACCATAACTGATGATG ATGAGCTGTCTAGTATATTGAAGAAACTGTCCCTTGAGAAATACCAGCCCATATTTGAGGAACAGGAG gTGGACATGGAGGCATTCCTGACTCTAACAGATGGAGATCTGAGGGAGCTAGGCATCAAAACGGACGGACCCAGACAACAGATCTTGGCGGCCATATCAGAGCTCAATGCTGGAAAG GGCCGAGAGAGGCAGATCCTTCAAGAGACCATCCATAACTTCCAGTCTTCCTTTGGCAGCAGCGCCAGTAACCCACGACAACCAGGTGAACCACGCT CACCAACGGGTTGGATGAGACACCAGGTTCGTTCCTCCAACAAAAGATAA
- the LOC119480747 gene encoding ankyrin repeat and SAM domain-containing protein 6-like isoform X2, with amino-acid sequence MNFGVPANSLLLFRACDEGDYETARGILEPGAPRERESGRQSRLRSEAGSESSTADMLLSLVPVDSTDEEGNTALQFASASGHENLVRFLLRKGASVDSRNNYGWTPLMQAARFGHLTVAHILLENGAEINGRNRLGASVLTMAARGGHAHVVKLLLESGAYVDDYDHLAVAADAVSNGNNNNSCSTAGFGGGEGYPGGSGGREFMDIIALMVASQHGHEASVRLLLEWGSDVNFSQKTTGWGPLMVATLSGKVAVAQQLVERGSDPDRVNVLSKTAFELAMQLKQRDIKAYLDSITTVRPQTDDDRRRPDVFSALKLGNSQLVKEILEEDPTQVNSSNQEGASPLMIAAVSGQLEVVQLMVEKNADIDKQDGVHGWTALMQATYHGNKDIVKYLLSQGADVNLRAKNGYTAFDLVMLLNDPDTELVRLLASVCMQVDKDKSKHRGRALMTRSKSRQSLNNVPVPPDDKGGLKSWWSRMSNRFRRLKLTHTLRHGLSSNRLAPFSDDAETSLDATMRANRKSAAVSNGALAPTPALPGNDISTAWAVKSKETGLCRTSSEKEDFLITTMLRSGAPLTRLPNDKLKAVIPPFLPPSNFEPWNSDRSRLLGEGKSEAPRLPMPPQRKLNSSGNSDITSISRVVSRSIKFPSIPKGPSSSSPSNSGHYHSPHSSGGSNGVAGINRDSHNRSGGSADSVLSQIAAQRKRAAGLIDVKAQPPEKQHSQTQSQPPLPPSAPGLPLPDISLPDIHSHPSLVASDIHSRRKMELKKRPQSGNSSTSKSTSPTLTPSPSPTPKPPTGPGDSLSSASSHPRSKSSGGSSSGTITDDDELSSILKKLSLEKYQPIFEEQEVDMEAFLTLTDGDLRELGIKTDGPRQQILAAISELNAGKGRERQILQETIHNFQSSFGSSASNPRQPAPTGWMRHQVRSSNKR; translated from the exons ATGAATTTCGGTGTCCCCGCTAACTCGCTGCTGCTCTTCCGTGCCTGCGACGAGGGTGACTATGAGACCGCCCGGGGCATCCTGGAGCCCGGTGccccgagagagagagagtccggGCGGCAGAGCCGGCTGCGGTCAGAAGCCGGGTCTGAGAGCAGCACCGCGGACATGTTGTTGTCTCTGGTCCCGGTGGACTCCACGGACGAGGAGGGCAACACCGCCCTGCAGTTCGCGTCCGCCAGCGGTCATGAGAACCTGGTTCGGTTCTTGTTACGAAAGGGGGCCTCGGTGGATAGCCGCAACAACTACGGCTGGACGCCGCTGATGCAGGCTGCTAG GTTTGGTCACCTGACTGTTGCCCACATCCTGTTGGAGAACGGGGCAGAGATTAATGGACGGAACCGGCTAGGTGCGAGTGTTCTGACTATGGCGGCCCGTGGGGGACACGCACATGTAGTCAAGCTACTCCTGGAGAGCGGGGCCTACGTCGATGACTATGATCATCTGGCCGTTGCTGCGGATGCAGTCTCAaacggcaacaacaacaacagctgcag CACGGCTGGTTTTGGAGGTGGTGAAGGCTATCCAGGAGGCAGCGGTGGCAGAGAATTCATGGACATCATAGCCCTGATGGTGGCATCTCAGCATGGCCACGAGGCCTCGGTGCGCCTGCTGCTAGAATGGGGCTCTGATGTCAACTTTTCCCAGAAGACCACTGGGTGGGGACCACTGATGGTGGCCACCCTCAGCGGGAAG gtggctgtggctcagcagCTGGTGGAGCGCGGATCTGACCCAGACAGGGTCAACGTTCTGTCCAAGACGGCCTTTGAACTAGCAATGCAGCTCAAACAGAGAGACATCAAGGCCTATCTGGACTCCATCACCACTGTCCGACCCCAGACAG aCGACGACAGAAGAAGACCAGATGTGTTCAGCGCTCTCAAATTGG GGAATTCCCAGCTAGTCAAGGAGATTTTGGAGGAGGATCCTACTCAGGtgaattcatccaatcaggagGGAGCGTCACCTCTCATGATTGCGGCAGTGAGCGGTCAGCTAGAAGTGGTGCAGCTGATGGTGGAGAAGAATGCTGACATAGACAAACAAGATGGTGTCCATGGGTGGACCGCTTTAATGCAGGCCACCTATCATGG tAATAAAGACATTGTCAAGTACCTGTTGAGTCAAGGGGCTGATGTCAACCTCCGAGCTAAGAATGGATACACAGCCTTTGATTTGGTCATGTTGCTGAACGACCCAG ACACTGAGTTGGTGCGTCTGCTAGCATCAGTGTGTATGCAAGTAGACAAGGACAAGTCGAAACACCGTGGCAGAGCCTTAATGACTCGCTCCAAAAGCCGACAGTCCCTCAACAACGTCCCTGTGCCACCTGACGACAAGGGAGGCCTTAAG TCCTGGTGGAGTCGGATGTCCAATCGGTTCCGACGGCTCAAGCTGACTCACACCCTGAGGCACGGCCTTTCATCCAACCGCTTGGCTCCATTTTCAGACGATGCTGAAACTTCATTGGATGCCACGATGAGGGCGAATAGGAAATCTGCTGCGGTGTCTAATGGGGCGCTGGCACCAACTCCTGCACTGCCTGGGAATGACATCAGCACTGCCTGGGCAGTCAAGAGCAAAGAGACTG GTCTTTGCAGGACATCCTCAGAAAAGGAGGACTTTCTTATAACCACAATG CTCAGAAGTGGTGCGCCCTTGACCCGGCTGCCCAATGACAAGCTAAAAGCGGTGATCCCTCCCTTCCTGCCTCCGTCCAACTTTGAACCTTGGAACTCGGATCGTTCGCGTCTCCTCGGTGAGGGAAAGAGCGAAGCGCCCCGCCTGCCCATGCCACCCCAGAGGAAGCTGAACAGCAGTGGGAACTCCGATATT ACGTCTATCAGTCGTGTGGTCAGCAGGTCCATTAAGTTTCCCAGCATCCCCAAGGggccctcttcctcctctccatcaaACTCTGGTCACTACCACTCCCCCCACTCCTCAGGAGGCTCTAATGGAGTGGCAGGGATCAACCGGGACTCTCACAACCGTTCAG GGGGCAGTGCAGACAGCGTTCTCTCCCAGATAGCAGCCCAAAGGAAGCGAGCAGCCGGCCTGATAGATGTGAAGGCCCAACCTCCAGAGAAACAGCACAGCCAGACACAGAGCCAACCCCCACTGCCACCCTCAGCACCCGGCCTGCCGCTGCCTGATATTAGCCTTCCTGACATCCACTCCCATCCCAGCCTGGTGGCTTCCGACATCCACTCCAGAAGg AAGATGGAGCTGAAGAAGAGACCTCAGTCAGGGAATTCCTCCACATCCAAGAGCACGTCCCCCACTCTGACTCCGTCTCCTTCCCCAACGCCCAAACCTCCCACTGGACCGGGAGACTCTCTGTCCTCAGCCTCTTCCCATCCTCGCTCCAAGAGCAGCGGTGGCTCCAGCAGTGGAACCATAACTGATGATG ATGAGCTGTCTAGTATATTGAAGAAACTGTCCCTTGAGAAATACCAGCCCATATTTGAGGAACAGGAG gTGGACATGGAGGCATTCCTGACTCTAACAGATGGAGATCTGAGGGAGCTAGGCATCAAAACGGACGGACCCAGACAACAGATCTTGGCGGCCATATCAGAGCTCAATGCTGGAAAG GGCCGAGAGAGGCAGATCCTTCAAGAGACCATCCATAACTTCCAGTCTTCCTTTGGCAGCAGCGCCAGTAACCCACGACAACCAG CACCAACGGGTTGGATGAGACACCAGGTTCGTTCCTCCAACAAAAGATAA